The following proteins are co-located in the Mariprofundus sp. NF genome:
- a CDS encoding EAL domain-containing protein: protein MKSMVSDQSVLVVDDEPFVLETTAFMLRRLGFKAVYTAERAQQAIEYIDSDDSSISLVLCDLNMPDVDGVELLRMFAERRFEGDIVLFSGEDKRTLKMAESLAKARNLSVLGAVSKPLQVAELSQLLTKQGKVVLQKRRAAPQLVSKERLVRAIENEELEPWFQPKVEIGSKRVVGVEALVRWPNSEEGMIFPDAFIPVAEEHGLIDALTFLMLKKSAAMQAEWQKLGLNLKIAVNVSMDSLYDLSFPERVASYLKEHHVDPSSFQLEVTESRLMEDLVTPLDNLLRLRLKKISLSIDDFGTGHSNLAQLRDLPFDELKLDRSFVQGAATDERTRALLESSVEIAKKLDMEIIVEGVETLEEWQRVEILGCEVVQGYFVSRPLPGSDIPAWVEQWPEQCKSLFSRAA, encoded by the coding sequence ATGAAATCAATGGTATCAGATCAATCCGTTTTGGTGGTCGATGATGAGCCTTTTGTGCTTGAAACAACCGCATTCATGCTCAGGCGACTTGGTTTTAAAGCGGTATATACTGCCGAGCGTGCGCAGCAGGCAATAGAATATATCGATTCGGATGACTCATCTATTTCGCTGGTGTTATGTGATCTGAATATGCCCGACGTGGACGGTGTGGAGTTGCTGCGGATGTTTGCCGAACGCCGATTTGAAGGGGATATTGTACTTTTCAGTGGCGAGGATAAGCGCACACTTAAAATGGCGGAGAGTCTCGCCAAAGCCAGAAACCTTTCCGTTCTTGGTGCTGTGTCGAAACCGTTACAAGTGGCCGAACTTAGCCAACTGCTTACCAAACAGGGAAAGGTGGTTCTCCAGAAGAGACGTGCAGCTCCCCAGCTGGTTTCAAAAGAGCGGCTTGTTCGCGCCATTGAAAACGAAGAGTTAGAGCCCTGGTTCCAACCAAAGGTTGAAATCGGCAGCAAGCGGGTCGTAGGTGTTGAAGCACTGGTTCGCTGGCCCAACAGTGAGGAGGGGATGATTTTCCCCGATGCATTTATTCCTGTTGCCGAGGAGCATGGTCTGATTGATGCACTCACCTTCCTGATGCTGAAAAAATCTGCTGCCATGCAGGCAGAGTGGCAAAAGCTTGGTTTAAACCTGAAAATTGCCGTCAACGTCTCGATGGATAGTCTCTACGATTTGAGCTTTCCTGAACGGGTTGCCAGCTATTTGAAGGAACACCATGTTGATCCATCGTCATTTCAGCTTGAGGTGACCGAAAGCCGCTTGATGGAAGATCTGGTCACGCCTCTTGATAACCTCCTGCGCTTGCGTCTGAAGAAAATTTCACTCTCCATTGATGATTTTGGTACTGGTCACTCCAACCTTGCCCAGCTGCGTGATCTGCCGTTCGATGAGCTTAAGCTGGATCGCAGCTTTGTGCAGGGCGCAGCGACTGATGAAAGGACGAGGGCTCTTCTGGAATCAAGTGTTGAGATCGCCAAAAAACTGGATATGGAGATTATCGTGGAAGGGGTTGAGACGTTAGAGGAGTGGCAACGCGTTGAGATTCTGGGGTGCGAAGTTGTCCAGGGCTATTTTGTTTCGCGTCCGCTTCCCGGGTCTGATATCCCAGCCTGGGTGGAGCAGTGGCCTGAGCAGTGTAAATCACTATTTTCTCGCGCTGCTTGA
- a CDS encoding ABC transporter substrate-binding protein, which yields MQHKPGWFLALTVMFLMTACSQERPLTVAMHPWLGYQSMPLAQQEGWISRDRVTLIHTKSSTFSMQKMSSGEVDAAALTLDEAIQLRSQGADVSVILIFDISSGADVVLARFEMEKLIAQSEITIGIESNALGTLMFAKFIEISGLDRSKFRIINVTADQHESFWKQKGADMLITYEPMASALIKKGAIRVTDTRSMADAVFDVLVVRNDVMKSMDSALLHLLQGHFKALQHIHGNRNDAYYRLAALTGMSKTEVSEFYNGMILPNLDYNVELAAGSPGRLQDYSERLGQLLKREGFLVSHDTSGLVKSEYLTRLMRRE from the coding sequence ATGCAGCATAAACCAGGATGGTTTTTGGCATTAACAGTGATGTTTTTGATGACGGCCTGTTCTCAGGAGCGTCCGCTCACGGTGGCGATGCATCCATGGCTGGGTTATCAGAGTATGCCACTGGCACAGCAGGAGGGGTGGATCAGTCGTGATCGGGTAACCTTGATTCATACCAAATCCTCAACCTTTTCGATGCAGAAGATGAGCAGTGGCGAGGTCGATGCTGCTGCTTTGACACTTGATGAAGCCATACAGTTGCGTTCTCAAGGTGCAGATGTTTCTGTTATTCTGATCTTTGATATCTCTTCCGGTGCTGATGTGGTGCTGGCCCGCTTTGAGATGGAAAAGCTGATAGCTCAATCAGAGATTACGATTGGCATCGAAAGTAATGCTCTGGGCACTCTCATGTTTGCCAAATTCATCGAAATTTCCGGTCTGGATCGCTCAAAATTCAGGATTATCAATGTGACAGCTGATCAGCATGAATCCTTCTGGAAGCAGAAGGGTGCAGATATGCTGATCACCTATGAACCGATGGCATCGGCACTGATCAAAAAAGGAGCGATTCGAGTTACTGACACCCGCAGCATGGCAGATGCTGTTTTTGATGTGCTGGTTGTACGTAATGATGTAATGAAGAGTATGGATAGCGCACTGCTTCATCTGCTACAGGGGCATTTCAAAGCGCTGCAGCATATTCATGGCAATCGAAACGATGCCTATTATCGGCTTGCTGCACTCACAGGGATGAGCAAAACAGAAGTGAGTGAATTTTATAACGGCATGATTCTTCCCAATTTGGATTACAATGTTGAGCTGGCAGCAGGCTCTCCGGGTCGACTGCAGGATTACTCCGAGAGGCTGGGTCAGCTGCTGAAGCGGGAGGGTTTTTTAGTCTCCCATGACACCTCTGGACTGGTGAAGAGTGAATACCTTACCCGCCTGATGAGGAGAGAGTAG
- the thrC gene encoding threonine synthase, with the protein MPRYEGIINRYRAFLPIAKDDAVITLYEGNTPLHESLNLRNAINPELNIFLKFEGLNPTGSFKDRGMTMAVTQAYNAGSRKIICASTGNTSASAAAYAANSGMEAYVLIPDGKIALGKMSQGMRYGAKVIQIRGNFDDALELVREISADGSISLVNSVNPYRIQGQKTASFEIVDELGFAPDFHALPVGNAGNITAYWMGYKEYAEKRISKSLPKMLGFQAAGAAPIVLGHPVENPETIATAIRIGKPASWKQAEAARDESGGVIDAVTDEEILEAYNMLACLEGVFCEPASAASVAGIIKLNKAGYFQPGQTIVCTLTGNGLKDPDTAMKGVATPVTIDANESAVRKALES; encoded by the coding sequence ATGCCTCGATATGAAGGAATCATTAACCGTTACCGCGCTTTTCTGCCTATAGCCAAGGATGACGCGGTCATCACCCTCTATGAGGGTAATACACCGCTGCATGAATCGCTCAATCTGCGCAACGCTATCAATCCTGAGCTGAATATCTTCCTCAAGTTTGAAGGGCTGAATCCGACCGGTTCATTCAAGGATCGTGGTATGACCATGGCTGTAACACAGGCCTATAATGCCGGCTCACGCAAGATTATCTGTGCCTCTACCGGTAACACCTCCGCCTCTGCTGCTGCTTATGCCGCCAACTCCGGTATGGAAGCTTATGTGCTGATTCCCGATGGCAAGATTGCACTCGGTAAGATGAGTCAGGGTATGCGTTATGGTGCCAAGGTGATCCAGATTCGCGGTAACTTCGATGATGCACTGGAGCTGGTGCGTGAGATCTCTGCCGATGGTTCCATCTCGCTGGTGAATTCAGTGAATCCCTACCGTATTCAGGGTCAGAAAACTGCCTCGTTCGAGATTGTTGATGAGCTCGGTTTTGCACCGGACTTCCACGCACTGCCGGTTGGCAATGCAGGTAACATCACCGCTTATTGGATGGGTTATAAAGAGTATGCCGAGAAGCGTATCTCCAAATCCCTGCCCAAGATGCTCGGTTTCCAGGCCGCCGGTGCTGCCCCAATTGTGCTGGGTCATCCGGTTGAGAATCCTGAGACCATTGCTACGGCTATCCGTATTGGTAAACCTGCTTCATGGAAGCAGGCCGAAGCTGCGCGTGATGAGTCCGGTGGCGTCATTGATGCGGTAACCGATGAAGAGATTCTGGAAGCCTATAATATGCTGGCATGCCTTGAAGGTGTCTTCTGCGAACCCGCATCAGCAGCCTCTGTTGCCGGCATCATTAAACTGAACAAAGCCGGTTATTTCCAGCCGGGGCAGACCATTGTCTGTACCCTGACCGGTAATGGCCTGAAAGATCCCGATACAGCCATGAAGGGTGTGGCTACACCGGTAACCATCGATGCCAATGAGAGTGCTGTGCGAAAGGCTCTGGAGTCGTAA
- a CDS encoding threonine synthase gives MLIVSQALIPHQDGVTLHPDLFLWDKQLADRKQSWFHAADRTPAEWYASLQGSDVTALLARQIEVMPAATSQCWSVTPYHGQLMRDSIRVYPEGLFPWCSEDAAWLCSTLNPLLAEEGMTLLHSGAALLLSCRDALDAKPLSFAAISGKMLPNRHHEGADGGRLNRLMAEIQMMLHQQQPESRRQRGEVDVSGIWLSNPVAWPQVIIEKKIAVATRNPHLSAIVDGQNATVVISEAERLDQLVKGNVELPKRIVLTGEGYAVLLNRSLLPTFGKPSWSPKRVKSEVELISKLSGWIA, from the coding sequence ATGCTGATTGTAAGTCAGGCATTAATTCCTCATCAGGATGGAGTCACCCTCCATCCTGATCTTTTTTTATGGGACAAGCAGTTAGCTGACCGTAAGCAGTCCTGGTTTCATGCGGCTGATCGAACCCCTGCCGAGTGGTATGCGTCACTGCAGGGATCAGATGTAACAGCGTTGCTGGCTAGGCAGATCGAAGTAATGCCTGCCGCGACCAGTCAGTGCTGGAGCGTTACGCCATATCATGGCCAACTGATGCGCGATTCGATCAGGGTCTATCCCGAAGGGCTGTTTCCATGGTGCAGTGAAGATGCGGCATGGTTGTGCAGCACGCTTAATCCACTGCTGGCAGAAGAGGGTATGACCCTGTTGCATAGCGGAGCTGCACTGCTGTTAAGCTGTCGCGACGCACTTGATGCAAAACCCCTCTCCTTTGCAGCGATCTCCGGCAAGATGCTGCCCAACCGGCACCATGAAGGTGCAGATGGCGGCAGACTTAATCGCCTGATGGCGGAGATACAGATGATGCTGCACCAGCAGCAGCCTGAATCTCGCCGGCAGCGTGGTGAGGTGGATGTGAGTGGTATCTGGCTCTCCAATCCTGTTGCCTGGCCGCAAGTTATTATTGAGAAAAAGATCGCTGTTGCTACACGTAATCCGCATCTGAGTGCGATCGTGGATGGGCAGAATGCTACGGTTGTGATCAGTGAAGCCGAGCGTCTTGATCAGCTTGTGAAGGGCAATGTCGAACTGCCCAAGAGGATTGTTCTGACCGGAGAGGGTTATGCTGTGCTGCTGAACAGATCACTGCTGCCAACATTCGGCAAGCCCTCCTGGTCCCCCAAGCGGGTGAAAAGTGAAGTGGAGCTGATCTCCAAGCTCTCCGGATGGATAGCATGA
- the recJ gene encoding single-stranded-DNA-specific exonuclease RecJ encodes MNLPEQRTAKGCRLSWRDEPLHADDPVAAWHGVLKNRGLSETDSFFSPRLSDLPDPFQMTDMGKAAERVADAIASGEAIHIFGDFDADGVNGTAILVEALQATGAKVTFSIPHRADEGHGIGVEPVRAAVEAGCKLGLSVDTGTTCFDACSAALELGFDLIVSDHHLPDAELPAAFALLNPAREDCGFAGRQLCGTGVAFFLLMAVWKVMGERGSRPEFDLRQLLDRVAVATVADVMDLVGANRVLVYHGLQRLNNEPSVGMRALITIAKVKKAVSVETIGFYLAPRINAAGRLQHGEAAMRLLSTHDADEAAKLASELDETNKQRRLVEAEAFKQAELMLGDAEILAVYDQRWHAGVVGLVAGRLARKHGRPAAVGFVSPDGAVRVSLRGQPGFHIGKLLNRCGEHLEGFGGHAGAGGGTIKAGQWDQFCETFALVVADQAEHASDFLQHSIDGELSLRALHIALADRLARFEPIGRGNPACSWLIRDLHIADRRNLKGGVVRLKLTDGSSWIDGIVFGANGMSDAIEPGLTVSVIGQLQKDEWRGNGAVQFVIEDLIAV; translated from the coding sequence ATGAATCTGCCTGAACAGAGGACGGCAAAAGGGTGCAGGCTGAGCTGGCGCGATGAACCGTTACATGCGGATGATCCTGTAGCGGCCTGGCATGGCGTGTTGAAAAACCGGGGTCTGAGTGAAACCGACTCCTTCTTCTCTCCACGTCTGAGTGATCTTCCTGATCCGTTTCAGATGACCGATATGGGAAAAGCGGCTGAGCGGGTTGCTGATGCCATCGCCAGCGGTGAAGCGATCCATATCTTTGGTGATTTTGATGCTGACGGTGTCAATGGCACCGCTATTCTGGTGGAAGCACTTCAAGCCACCGGTGCGAAGGTGACCTTTTCTATTCCACATCGGGCTGATGAGGGGCACGGCATTGGTGTGGAACCTGTACGAGCGGCTGTTGAAGCAGGTTGTAAATTGGGCTTGAGTGTTGATACCGGCACCACCTGTTTTGATGCCTGCAGTGCAGCCCTTGAGCTTGGTTTTGATCTGATTGTTTCCGACCACCACCTGCCAGACGCTGAACTTCCTGCAGCTTTTGCGCTGCTTAATCCGGCCCGTGAGGATTGTGGTTTTGCCGGTCGTCAGCTCTGTGGAACCGGCGTTGCCTTTTTTCTGCTGATGGCAGTATGGAAAGTGATGGGAGAGCGAGGCAGTCGTCCGGAATTTGATCTGAGACAGTTATTGGATCGTGTGGCCGTTGCCACCGTGGCCGATGTGATGGATCTGGTTGGGGCCAATCGCGTTCTGGTCTATCACGGCCTGCAACGACTGAACAACGAACCCTCTGTAGGCATGCGGGCACTGATCACCATCGCCAAGGTAAAAAAGGCAGTCTCGGTAGAGACCATCGGTTTCTATCTGGCACCGCGTATTAATGCTGCCGGGCGTCTGCAGCACGGCGAGGCAGCGATGCGTCTGCTCTCTACCCACGATGCGGATGAAGCCGCCAAACTTGCCTCTGAACTGGATGAGACCAACAAACAGCGGCGACTGGTGGAAGCTGAAGCGTTCAAGCAGGCTGAACTGATGCTTGGTGATGCTGAGATACTGGCTGTTTATGATCAGCGCTGGCATGCCGGTGTTGTCGGGCTGGTAGCCGGACGATTGGCGCGCAAACATGGCAGACCTGCTGCAGTAGGCTTTGTATCGCCAGATGGCGCTGTGCGCGTCTCATTGCGTGGCCAGCCGGGATTCCACATCGGCAAGCTGTTAAATCGCTGTGGCGAGCACCTGGAGGGCTTTGGCGGCCATGCCGGTGCCGGTGGTGGCACCATCAAAGCTGGGCAGTGGGATCAGTTCTGTGAAACATTTGCGCTGGTGGTTGCTGATCAGGCTGAACACGCCTCTGATTTTCTTCAGCATAGCATTGATGGTGAGTTGAGTCTGAGGGCGCTGCATATTGCACTGGCTGATCGTCTTGCCCGCTTTGAGCCGATCGGCAGAGGTAATCCCGCCTGCTCATGGCTGATCAGAGATCTGCACATTGCTGATCGCCGTAATCTTAAGGGTGGTGTGGTTCGCCTGAAGCTTACCGATGGATCGAGCTGGATTGATGGCATTGTATTCGGTGCCAACGGCATGAGTGATGCCATTGAGCCGGGGCTTACTGTATCGGTGATCGGGCAGTTGCAGAAGGATGAGTGGCGCGGCAATGGCGCTGTGCAGTTTGTGATTGAGGATCTGATAGCAGTCTGA
- a CDS encoding PAS domain S-box protein produces the protein MEKSASSESATKLNGGLVNALKRLLGLQSSELLLLVLALSLILAATFGAIHIIKIGYDQRVSSELTTLLNSTDESIHLWSRDRKAVAENLALDDDILAATKTLLQLPTDQQSLIESPAQETVRRLFRGFLKGGNLRGFFILDSNNISLASSRDINVGVENLLTRQPDTLKKMWRGEVVMSRVQRSDVPMLEQQAIETGTRDLNMFVGAPIRDADGKVIALLTLRIDPNETLFALLHQARLGKTGEAYIFDQQGLMLSPSRFRKDLISLGLINPAESSVSKVYIRDNSSASSKRLNRMASSAVQGEERVDLSGYPDYRGIPVVGAWKWEKELELGLAVEQDFDEAYTIYFTIRSLLIFAAAVAFFAILMLAISFGRGRREIRETQSRLAAVVQHTVDSIIVINDKGIIESANPAVEKVFGYAPAELVGSNVSMLMPEPYQGAHDGYISRFMETGEAHVIGIGREVEAQRADGSLFSAELTISRFELDSGTHFAGTLRDLTLRKEAEAELEEERRFSERVLNSLASHVAVLDDRGEIVFVNDSWRRFAHENGMPEGLEPEGMNYLSATKQAIGKHAENADEVALHLTAMLEGNHSTFTIEYPCHAPDQKRWFQMLASRFESRGKQMVVTAHTDITERRLAEEQLRAEKDATEELNRALSATQLALVRSGIGEFWVDAGTGKLLKVNERFCEYLGYTSEELYALPVEAWAPEYPKEAYVEAVDALRESGGGRLELLHQAKDGTTIPVEVIIEYAPARDKHEGDKLICFSIDITERKRIEEELRMKSLVAAETDNGVVVTGLDQKIKWVNPGFTVITGYTFDEVVGRKPGEFLQGPETEKEAIALLGAAIKNRERVQTDITNYGKDGNPYILHIEIMPIRDESGEVVEFIALESDVTEKRQAEKQIRQAKEQAETANRAKSSFLAAMSHEIRTPLNGVVGTIDLLNHTRLESNQKEMVRTARDSSLTLMGIIDDILDFSKIEAGRLELDQAPLDLQSLVEGCVESLQPLAAKKHVELLVFCDPAIPEVMGDSVRLRQILFNLIGNAIKFSANLDDRQGRVEVNALLEPLDGDGLHISLEVKDNGIGMSPQQQEKLFKPFVQADVSTTRRFGGTGLGLVISRRLAGMMGGEIELHSQPDKGSLFSVRLNMQKASGQTVVPAGELNGIQVLILEHNPETVRIIETYLRYAGADITLATSAEVVDRFKLLVEDGEEVLLVIDSEQQERENPLHEILRALASGLREVRFLSLGAGRRRYVRALNEDTVSIDINAMRRNTLINAVASLAGRESLEIGSQENDYEHIAALPSIDEARASGRLILVAEDNETNRNVLRMQLSQLGYVAEMADNGREALEMWRNGSYAMLLTDCHMPEMDGYDLTRAIRLEEEGESHIPVIAITADALKGTEEKCLAAGMDGYLTKPIQLEDFAQAISNWMPNSNSVETARVDVAEEPERGEAVDATVLPKLLGTGDPKTVAGFYASFLSSSEETVVEIGTAFAKKNAMETGQLAHKLKSSAKTVGALALADCCLALEQAGKAGDMDGIADQMDEFQLLYRSAADWIKTYMREHGGA, from the coding sequence ATGGAAAAGTCAGCCTCCAGTGAAAGCGCGACCAAACTGAATGGTGGTTTGGTGAATGCACTCAAACGCTTGTTGGGTCTGCAGAGCTCTGAGCTGCTGCTGCTTGTTCTGGCACTTTCACTCATTCTGGCTGCGACTTTTGGTGCCATCCACATTATTAAAATCGGCTATGATCAGAGGGTTAGTAGTGAGCTGACAACACTTCTGAACAGTACGGATGAATCGATTCACCTCTGGAGTCGCGACAGGAAAGCGGTGGCTGAAAACCTTGCCCTGGATGACGATATCCTTGCCGCCACGAAGACGCTATTGCAGTTGCCAACAGATCAACAGTCGCTGATTGAATCACCTGCTCAAGAGACTGTACGACGACTCTTTCGAGGCTTTCTGAAGGGCGGTAATTTGCGTGGTTTTTTTATCCTCGATTCCAACAATATTAGCCTTGCATCTTCCAGAGATATTAACGTGGGTGTCGAAAACCTGCTAACCAGACAGCCGGATACATTGAAAAAAATGTGGCGTGGTGAAGTGGTCATGAGTCGGGTGCAGCGATCGGATGTGCCAATGCTAGAGCAGCAGGCGATTGAGACCGGCACACGCGACCTGAACATGTTTGTCGGCGCTCCGATTCGTGATGCAGACGGTAAGGTTATTGCTCTGTTAACCCTGCGTATCGATCCGAACGAAACACTGTTTGCGCTACTGCATCAGGCGAGGTTGGGAAAAACTGGTGAAGCCTATATTTTCGACCAACAGGGGTTGATGCTTAGCCCGAGCCGTTTCAGGAAAGATCTGATCAGTCTGGGGCTGATCAATCCGGCCGAATCGAGTGTTTCAAAGGTCTATATTCGTGATAACAGCTCGGCTAGTTCTAAGCGGCTGAATCGTATGGCATCCAGTGCTGTGCAGGGCGAAGAGCGTGTCGATCTCTCCGGTTATCCGGATTACCGCGGCATTCCGGTTGTCGGTGCATGGAAATGGGAGAAGGAGCTGGAGCTGGGGCTTGCTGTCGAACAGGATTTCGATGAGGCATATACTATCTATTTCACCATTCGCAGCCTGCTGATTTTTGCAGCAGCTGTAGCCTTCTTTGCCATACTGATGCTGGCCATCTCCTTCGGAAGGGGGCGCAGGGAGATTCGGGAGACCCAGAGCCGACTTGCTGCGGTAGTTCAACATACTGTGGACAGTATTATCGTCATTAATGACAAAGGAATCATCGAGAGCGCCAATCCGGCCGTAGAGAAGGTATTCGGTTATGCTCCTGCCGAGCTGGTTGGCAGCAATGTGAGCATGCTGATGCCAGAGCCCTATCAGGGTGCACACGATGGCTATATCTCCCGGTTTATGGAGACCGGAGAGGCGCATGTGATCGGCATTGGCCGCGAGGTTGAGGCACAGCGCGCCGATGGCTCACTGTTTTCTGCGGAGTTGACGATCAGTCGGTTTGAACTGGACTCCGGAACCCACTTTGCCGGCACGCTGCGTGATCTGACTCTACGTAAAGAGGCCGAGGCAGAGCTAGAGGAGGAGCGAAGGTTCAGCGAGCGGGTGTTGAACTCATTAGCATCCCATGTCGCGGTTCTGGATGATCGTGGTGAAATCGTCTTTGTGAATGATTCATGGCGTCGATTTGCGCATGAGAACGGCATGCCGGAAGGTCTAGAGCCGGAAGGCATGAACTACCTCTCTGCGACAAAACAGGCGATCGGTAAGCATGCTGAAAATGCAGACGAAGTAGCACTGCACCTTACAGCTATGCTGGAAGGAAATCATTCCACCTTCACGATCGAATACCCTTGTCATGCACCGGATCAGAAAAGGTGGTTTCAGATGCTGGCCAGCCGTTTTGAATCCCGTGGTAAGCAGATGGTTGTCACTGCCCATACCGATATCACCGAGCGACGTTTAGCAGAAGAGCAGCTTCGCGCTGAGAAAGATGCTACAGAGGAGTTAAACAGAGCCTTGTCGGCCACCCAGTTGGCCCTGGTACGCAGTGGCATCGGAGAATTCTGGGTGGATGCAGGAACTGGCAAACTATTAAAGGTGAATGAACGATTCTGTGAATATCTTGGATACACATCTGAAGAGCTGTACGCGTTGCCAGTTGAAGCCTGGGCCCCTGAATATCCTAAAGAAGCGTATGTTGAGGCAGTTGATGCTTTGCGAGAAAGCGGCGGGGGCCGACTGGAGTTATTACATCAGGCGAAGGATGGAACAACCATTCCTGTGGAGGTCATTATTGAATATGCACCTGCCCGGGATAAGCATGAGGGTGACAAACTGATCTGTTTCAGTATCGATATCACTGAACGCAAGCGCATCGAAGAAGAACTGCGCATGAAATCACTGGTGGCGGCGGAGACCGATAACGGCGTAGTGGTTACCGGGCTGGATCAGAAGATCAAATGGGTGAATCCCGGTTTTACTGTGATTACAGGTTACACATTCGATGAGGTGGTGGGCCGGAAACCGGGAGAGTTCCTGCAGGGGCCGGAAACGGAGAAAGAGGCTATTGCTCTCCTCGGTGCTGCCATAAAAAACAGAGAACGGGTCCAAACGGATATCACCAACTACGGCAAGGATGGTAACCCCTATATTCTGCATATTGAAATCATGCCGATACGCGATGAGTCGGGCGAGGTGGTCGAATTCATTGCGCTTGAGAGTGATGTCACCGAGAAGCGACAGGCAGAGAAGCAGATCAGGCAGGCGAAAGAGCAGGCGGAAACTGCCAATCGGGCCAAATCATCATTCTTAGCCGCCATGAGCCATGAAATTCGCACACCTCTGAATGGTGTGGTGGGGACCATTGATCTTCTCAACCATACTCGGCTTGAATCCAACCAGAAAGAGATGGTCAGGACTGCGCGCGACTCATCTTTGACATTGATGGGAATCATTGACGATATTCTCGATTTTTCAAAGATCGAAGCCGGACGCCTTGAGCTTGATCAAGCGCCGCTGGATTTACAGTCACTGGTAGAAGGTTGTGTGGAGTCGCTGCAGCCGTTGGCGGCGAAAAAGCATGTTGAACTGTTGGTTTTTTGTGATCCGGCTATCCCTGAAGTGATGGGTGATTCGGTGCGACTGCGGCAGATTCTTTTCAATTTGATCGGCAACGCCATCAAGTTTTCTGCCAACCTTGATGACAGGCAGGGACGGGTTGAGGTAAATGCTCTACTGGAGCCCCTTGACGGTGATGGATTGCATATCTCTCTGGAAGTGAAAGATAACGGTATCGGTATGAGTCCGCAGCAGCAGGAGAAACTGTTTAAACCCTTCGTACAGGCTGATGTTTCGACAACACGCCGTTTTGGAGGCACTGGACTTGGGCTGGTGATTTCACGGCGACTGGCTGGGATGATGGGAGGAGAGATCGAGCTCCATAGCCAGCCAGATAAAGGTTCACTCTTTTCTGTCCGACTGAACATGCAGAAAGCATCAGGTCAAACGGTGGTTCCAGCAGGAGAGCTGAACGGGATACAGGTACTGATTCTCGAGCACAATCCTGAAACTGTCCGCATTATAGAGACCTATCTGCGTTATGCCGGTGCAGACATTACGCTGGCAACGTCTGCCGAAGTCGTTGATCGATTCAAGCTGCTTGTTGAGGATGGAGAAGAGGTGCTGCTTGTCATCGATAGTGAGCAGCAGGAGCGGGAGAACCCATTGCACGAGATTCTGCGTGCACTGGCATCCGGCCTCAGAGAGGTTCGCTTCCTTAGCCTTGGTGCTGGTAGAAGACGTTATGTGCGCGCTTTAAATGAGGATACGGTGAGCATCGATATCAACGCTATGCGGCGTAACACGCTGATTAATGCAGTGGCATCTCTGGCTGGACGAGAATCGCTGGAAATCGGCAGTCAGGAGAACGATTACGAGCATATTGCAGCGCTACCAAGCATTGATGAGGCACGGGCAAGTGGTCGCTTGATCCTGGTGGCTGAAGATAATGAGACCAACCGCAATGTGCTTCGGATGCAGTTATCTCAACTTGGTTATGTGGCTGAGATGGCAGACAATGGCAGGGAGGCGTTGGAGATGTGGCGTAATGGAAGCTATGCCATGTTGCTTACCGATTGTCATATGCCTGAAATGGATGGCTATGATCTGACTCGAGCAATCCGCCTCGAGGAGGAAGGAGAATCACATATTCCTGTTATTGCTATTACCGCTGATGCGCTAAAAGGTACGGAGGAGAAGTGCCTTGCTGCAGGTATGGACGGTTATTTGACCAAACCGATACAGTTAGAAGATTTCGCTCAGGCCATTAGTAACTGGATGCCGAATTCAAACAGCGTTGAAACAGCCAGAGTGGATGTGGCTGAGGAACCTGAGCGTGGAGAAGCTGTTGATGCCACAGTATTGCCGAAACTGTTGGGTACAGGCGATCCCAAAACAGTTGCCGGATTTTACGCCAGTTTTTTATCCAGCAGTGAAGAGACGGTTGTGGAAATTGGCACAGCTTTTGCGAAGAAGAATGCTATGGAGACAGGCCAACTGGCACATAAACTGAAATCTTCAGCAAAAACAGTTGGGGCTTTGGCACTGGCAGACTGTTGTCTGGCCCTAGAGCAGGCAGGAAAGGCCGGTGATATGGATGGCATAGCAGATCAAATGGATGAGTTTCAGTTACTGTACCGGTCGGCCGCAGATTGGATTAAAACGTACATGCGTGAGCATGGGGGCGCTTAG
- a CDS encoding bacteriohemerythrin, with protein MLYIRWNEENELGIDIIDEQHRGVVSTINSFYYGVSQGLSKQSLTLTKGMLDEMTIMHFETEERFLEQMGYPHLHSHALLHQKLLTKMSTIYDESIKNSDPEPFLKFLKNWWLHHINEEDRAYARYLEINGKLP; from the coding sequence ATGCTATATATCCGTTGGAACGAGGAGAATGAGCTGGGCATAGATATTATCGATGAACAGCACAGAGGGGTGGTGTCTACCATCAACTCATTCTACTACGGTGTTAGTCAGGGGCTCTCTAAACAGTCACTGACACTCACCAAAGGCATGCTCGATGAGATGACGATTATGCATTTTGAGACCGAGGAGCGGTTTCTCGAACAGATGGGCTATCCTCACCTTCACTCCCATGCGCTGCTGCATCAGAAATTGCTCACTAAAATGAGTACAATATATGATGAATCAATAAAAAATAGTGATCCAGAACCGTTTTTGAAGTTCCTCAAGAACTGGTGGCTGCACCATATCAATGAGGAGGACAGGGCTTATGCCAGATATCTGGAAATCAACGGTAAGTTGCCGTGA